The following coding sequences are from one Paenibacillus stellifer window:
- a CDS encoding S-layer homology domain-containing protein encodes MNKYQFRKFIAAMLAVTLLVYTLIAQGAVQSVKADSSTAPVSPVFNNDGTVTLQTYSVTDAVYINGNFSKNWGEFKPLTTSGTIDVNGVTNNVFTFTLTTDDLNRCGGVIQYKFAPEPKWGKDFTDFLNASPKIGGNSVVYFIKTEVGKTQIQTGHATTVKAYRYLADGTQVDLTDSAVWTSSQPKVTVSNGTVAVDPDAPLGMVTLTATYQGVSSTATFNVVDASSAFGDIQINPGSDASKLNFTWLTENDPAATASTVQIAPKSAMTGTEFPEAHTSFTGTASAAFSGYTTNKVSITGLQKSTEYVYRVGDSNTSKWSQVYSFTTKDTSSYEFLLYGDPQLGASSGGNIAADTAGWQNTLTKSTTVYPNAGFLMSVGDQVNDAENELQYTSFFSPNELKRYPLATVSGNHDNNINYTYHYNQPNESSQYGVTDAGGDYSFTYGNTLYMMLNTNNNNGTAHKAFMKEAIAGSPNVKWKVVAFHHSIYSAANHSLESYITDLRASLYPVFDELGIDVVLMGHDHSYVRTYQMKGDQPQTNQTVNASGDVVNPTGTLYVTANSASGSKYYELKPAPEPYSALREQFHAPSFSHVSVTDTSFSIDTYKIDSTTGELSTVDTYTIVKGDTNPAEPVVPAAPTGVTATALSTSSIQLDWQASANATGYNVYRANAGSSTFTLLNSAPITAHTFTDSSLTASTTYQYKVVAVNTAGSSPDSAIVSVTTKAGSGGGGTSPTPTPSATPSPTPTSSATPSPTSSSAVPATSKPSSTPSPSPSPTPTSSPASTPTPSPAGTHTQAPQQTFTDVGSKYAWAKAAIDILTAQGIIQGTSDQTFEPEKPIKRADAVLLLVRALDLQGQSGNNFADVAGNKYYADALSIAKKNGIITGTSDNRFLPNQSITRQDLMVIIARALEKSGKLKLSSSTSELSGYRDRANVSEYAAPSVAALLRAGIVNGYNSQILPKQPVTRAEAAVIIYNTLKQYQQ; translated from the coding sequence TTGAACAAATATCAATTCCGCAAGTTTATCGCAGCGATGTTGGCCGTTACCCTGCTGGTGTATACGCTGATCGCGCAAGGCGCGGTTCAGTCGGTAAAGGCCGATAGCAGCACAGCGCCGGTAAGTCCGGTTTTTAATAACGATGGAACGGTAACCCTGCAGACCTATTCCGTTACGGATGCAGTGTATATCAACGGCAACTTCTCGAAGAACTGGGGTGAGTTCAAGCCTTTGACCACCTCCGGTACGATCGATGTGAACGGCGTTACGAATAACGTATTCACTTTTACACTCACAACGGATGATCTTAATCGATGCGGAGGCGTCATTCAGTATAAGTTTGCTCCGGAACCGAAGTGGGGTAAGGATTTTACGGATTTCCTGAACGCCAGTCCGAAGATCGGCGGGAATTCCGTTGTCTATTTCATCAAGACGGAAGTGGGTAAGACGCAGATTCAGACCGGACATGCCACTACAGTCAAAGCGTATCGCTATCTGGCAGACGGCACTCAGGTCGATTTAACCGACAGTGCGGTATGGACAAGCAGCCAGCCCAAGGTTACGGTGAGCAACGGAACGGTTGCGGTTGACCCCGATGCTCCGCTTGGAATGGTGACCTTGACCGCCACTTACCAAGGAGTGTCCTCTACTGCGACCTTCAATGTCGTGGATGCTTCCTCCGCTTTCGGGGATATTCAGATTAACCCGGGCAGCGACGCCTCCAAACTGAACTTCACCTGGCTTACGGAGAACGATCCTGCAGCCACGGCAAGCACCGTCCAGATTGCTCCCAAGAGCGCAATGACCGGCACGGAGTTTCCGGAGGCGCATACGAGCTTTACCGGAACCGCTTCGGCGGCATTCAGCGGCTACACAACCAATAAGGTGAGCATTACCGGCCTGCAAAAATCGACGGAATATGTATACCGCGTCGGGGACAGCAACACTTCGAAATGGAGTCAGGTATACAGCTTCACCACGAAGGATACTAGCTCCTATGAGTTTCTTCTGTACGGCGATCCACAGCTAGGCGCGAGCTCGGGCGGAAATATTGCCGCAGACACGGCTGGCTGGCAAAACACCTTGACGAAATCCACTACGGTGTATCCGAATGCAGGCTTTCTGATGTCCGTCGGCGACCAGGTCAACGATGCGGAGAACGAGCTTCAGTATACGAGCTTCTTTTCACCAAATGAGTTGAAACGCTATCCTCTCGCGACCGTGTCAGGGAACCATGATAACAACATTAATTACACGTACCACTACAACCAGCCCAATGAGTCCAGCCAATACGGCGTAACTGATGCGGGCGGCGATTATTCCTTTACCTATGGCAACACGCTTTATATGATGCTTAACACGAACAACAATAATGGGACAGCCCATAAAGCCTTTATGAAAGAAGCGATTGCCGGTAGTCCGAATGTAAAATGGAAAGTAGTTGCGTTCCACCATTCGATCTACAGCGCCGCGAACCACTCTTTGGAAAGCTATATTACCGATTTGAGAGCGTCGCTGTATCCGGTATTTGACGAGCTTGGCATCGACGTCGTCCTGATGGGCCATGACCATAGCTATGTCCGCACTTATCAAATGAAGGGCGATCAGCCGCAGACGAACCAGACGGTAAATGCAAGCGGCGATGTAGTCAATCCGACAGGCACGCTGTATGTTACGGCCAACTCGGCCAGCGGCAGCAAATACTATGAACTGAAGCCAGCTCCGGAGCCTTATTCCGCTCTGCGGGAACAATTTCATGCGCCAAGCTTCTCACATGTCAGCGTAACGGACACCAGCTTCTCGATCGATACATACAAAATTGACTCCACAACAGGCGAACTATCGACCGTTGACACCTATACGATTGTGAAGGGCGATACGAACCCGGCAGAACCGGTTGTTCCAGCAGCACCGACAGGGGTGACAGCTACCGCACTTAGCACCAGCAGCATTCAACTCGACTGGCAGGCTTCCGCGAATGCAACGGGATATAACGTGTACCGGGCGAATGCCGGCAGCAGTACGTTTACCCTGCTCAACAGCGCGCCGATAACGGCACATACCTTCACTGACAGCTCGCTCACAGCCTCGACCACGTATCAATACAAAGTCGTTGCCGTAAATACTGCGGGCAGTTCACCGGATTCGGCTATTGTATCTGTAACAACAAAAGCAGGAAGCGGCGGGGGAGGGACTTCTCCGACACCGACACCATCTGCTACACCTTCGCCGACGCCGACATCATCCGCAACACCTTCACCGACGAGCTCATCGGCTGTACCAGCTACATCCAAACCATCCTCAACTCCATCACCATCGCCATCGCCAACGCCGACAAGCTCGCCTGCTTCAACACCGACACCATCACCGGCAGGCACCCATACGCAAGCTCCGCAGCAGACATTTACCGACGTGGGTTCGAAATATGCCTGGGCAAAAGCGGCCATTGATATTCTGACTGCGCAAGGAATTATCCAGGGAACCTCGGATCAGACCTTCGAGCCTGAAAAACCGATTAAACGTGCCGACGCCGTTCTGCTGTTGGTTCGTGCACTGGATTTACAGGGCCAATCGGGTAACAATTTCGCTGATGTTGCTGGGAACAAGTACTATGCAGACGCATTATCCATCGCCAAGAAAAATGGCATCATCACCGGCACCAGTGACAACCGGTTCTTGCCGAATCAAAGTATAACGCGGCAGGATCTGATGGTCATCATCGCCAGAGCATTGGAGAAGTCGGGCAAGCTCAAGCTCAGCAGCTCCACCAGTGAACTGAGCGGATACCGTGACCGTGCCAATGTATCGGAATATGCGGCACCATCCGTCGCAGCTCTGCTGCGGGCAGGAATCGTGAACGGCTATAACTCACAGATTTTGCCCAAACAGCCGGTTACAAGGGCGGAAGCCGCGGTCATCATTTATAACACACTGAAGCAATATCAGCAATAG
- a CDS encoding YibE/F family protein, with amino-acid sequence MNEKMNKSQWVRMGIVTAVLFSFFAFLYVFNAHQPGKFFKQGGTAYINYEEARIVAVLSENVAEDPVLKGLYRGNQMLQVKILTGEHKGEIKTIKNDLSDRFNVYGKKGMKIMVCIETANKNLYEVRVYSYNRAPTLYIFIFLFAALMWLIGGRKGLKSVIGLAYTMICIVFLYIPLLYHGFSPIFASVLMVVITTCANLFLIHGWNSKSLSAVIGTTLGVTIAGIVSALAGSLAHISGLNTEEAETLILIARDTHMGVKDLLFAGILIASLGAIVDVSISVASSVHEVYSANRKLGMKELFLSGMNVGRDMMGTMSDTLILAFTGSSLQSLILIYSYRVPFNQLSNMEMVGIEVVQGLSGSIGVILAVPIVAFISSRLIPYMEHKPSGPKKWRLPFKSLKSAKPQ; translated from the coding sequence GTGAACGAGAAGATGAATAAATCCCAATGGGTCCGTATGGGAATTGTGACAGCCGTATTATTTTCGTTTTTTGCATTTCTGTATGTTTTTAATGCGCACCAGCCCGGCAAGTTTTTTAAACAAGGAGGAACCGCCTATATCAATTACGAGGAAGCCAGAATCGTCGCAGTATTGAGCGAGAATGTCGCGGAAGATCCTGTCCTGAAAGGCTTGTACCGGGGCAATCAAATGCTGCAGGTCAAAATTTTGACGGGAGAGCATAAAGGCGAGATCAAAACGATCAAAAATGACCTCAGCGACCGTTTTAATGTGTACGGCAAAAAGGGCATGAAAATTATGGTCTGTATTGAAACCGCCAATAAGAACCTATACGAAGTGAGGGTGTACAGCTATAATCGGGCTCCGACACTGTATATTTTTATCTTCCTTTTTGCTGCACTGATGTGGCTCATTGGCGGCCGGAAAGGCTTGAAGTCCGTGATCGGCCTGGCGTACACGATGATCTGCATTGTTTTTCTATATATTCCACTGCTTTATCATGGATTCTCACCGATTTTTGCCTCTGTGCTTATGGTCGTCATCACGACCTGCGCCAATCTGTTCCTGATACATGGCTGGAATTCCAAATCGTTATCTGCAGTCATCGGGACTACGCTGGGCGTTACAATCGCCGGCATCGTCTCTGCCCTGGCGGGCAGCCTGGCGCATATTTCGGGGCTTAATACGGAGGAAGCGGAAACGCTGATCCTGATTGCCAGAGACACTCATATGGGGGTAAAAGACCTGCTGTTTGCCGGAATTCTGATCGCCTCGCTGGGTGCAATCGTCGATGTGAGCATATCCGTCGCTTCGTCGGTCCACGAGGTATATTCCGCAAACCGGAAGCTTGGCATGAAAGAGCTATTCCTCTCCGGAATGAACGTTGGCCGCGATATGATGGGCACCATGTCCGATACCCTCATTTTGGCTTTCACCGGCAGCTCCCTCCAGTCCTTGATTCTGATCTATTCCTACCGTGTGCCGTTCAACCAGTTATCCAATATGGAGATGGTGGGCATTGAGGTGGTACAGGGGCTGTCGGGAAGCATAGGCGTGATTCTGGCCGTTCCGATCGTCGCCTTTATTTCATCGCGCCTCATTCCATACATGGAGCATAAGCCCTCCGGGCCTAAGAAGTGGAGACTGCCTTTCAAATCACTCAAATCTGCAAAACCTCAGTAA
- the mtaB gene encoding tRNA (N(6)-L-threonylcarbamoyladenosine(37)-C(2))-methylthiotransferase MtaB has protein sequence MPSVAFYTLGCKVNFYDTEAIWQLFKQEGYEQVDFEGQADVYLINTCTVTNTGDKKSRQMIRRAVRRNPEAIVAVTGCYAQTSPGEILDIPGVDLVIGNQDRDQIMTHVNSIRDSRQPVNAVRNIMKTREFEELDVPGFADRTRAFLKIQDGCNNFCTFCIIPWSRGLSRSRDPKSIVKQAHQLVEAGYKEIVLTGIHTGGYGDDLENYRLSDLLWDLDKVDGLERVRISSIEASQIDDKLMDALNRSSKMCRHLHIPLQAGHNEVLKRMRRKYTTEEYLAKMERIRQAMPDVAITTDVIVGFPGETDEMFRAGYDFMKQIGYSEMHVFPYSKRTGTPAARMEDQVDEDVKNERVQQLIDLSEDMQLAYARRFLGQTVAVIPERSAKDAPARSIQHGFSDNYLQVQFAGGDELQGQLCRVKITEAGVNECKGELVSSSDNALSGALR, from the coding sequence ATGCCATCCGTAGCGTTTTATACGTTGGGCTGCAAAGTTAATTTCTACGACACCGAGGCCATCTGGCAGCTGTTCAAACAGGAAGGCTATGAGCAGGTGGACTTTGAAGGACAAGCCGATGTGTATCTGATCAATACATGCACCGTCACCAATACGGGGGATAAGAAGAGCCGGCAGATGATCCGGCGCGCCGTGCGCCGCAATCCGGAAGCGATCGTGGCGGTAACGGGCTGCTACGCGCAGACATCGCCAGGCGAAATTCTGGACATTCCCGGCGTCGATCTCGTCATCGGCAACCAGGACCGTGACCAGATCATGACGCATGTGAACAGCATCCGGGATTCGCGCCAGCCGGTGAACGCGGTCCGCAATATTATGAAGACCCGCGAATTCGAGGAGCTGGATGTGCCGGGCTTCGCCGACCGGACGCGCGCTTTTCTCAAGATTCAGGACGGCTGCAACAATTTCTGCACCTTCTGCATTATCCCATGGTCTCGCGGGCTGTCCCGCAGCCGGGACCCGAAATCGATCGTGAAGCAGGCCCATCAACTCGTGGAAGCGGGCTACAAGGAGATCGTGCTGACCGGCATCCATACCGGCGGCTACGGCGACGATCTGGAGAATTACCGTCTCTCCGATCTGCTGTGGGATCTGGATAAGGTGGACGGACTGGAGCGCGTGCGCATCAGCTCGATTGAGGCGAGCCAGATCGACGACAAGCTGATGGACGCGCTGAACCGCTCCTCCAAGATGTGCCGGCATCTCCATATTCCGCTCCAAGCGGGACATAATGAGGTGCTGAAGCGGATGCGCCGGAAGTATACGACTGAAGAGTATTTGGCCAAAATGGAACGTATCCGCCAGGCGATGCCGGATGTGGCGATCACGACCGATGTCATCGTGGGCTTCCCGGGTGAGACCGACGAGATGTTCCGGGCAGGCTACGACTTCATGAAGCAGATCGGCTATTCCGAAATGCATGTGTTCCCGTATTCGAAGCGGACCGGCACGCCTGCCGCCCGGATGGAGGATCAGGTGGACGAGGATGTCAAGAATGAGCGCGTTCAGCAGCTGATCGACCTGTCCGAGGACATGCAGCTGGCCTATGCCCGCCGGTTCCTGGGACAGACCGTAGCGGTTATCCCGGAGCGCTCCGCCAAGGACGCTCCCGCCCGCAGCATTCAGCACGGCTTCAGCGACAATTACCTGCAGGTGCAGTTTGCAGGCGGCGATGAGCTGCAGGGGCAGCTGTGCCGGGTCAAGATCACGGAAGCGGGCGTGAATGAATGCAAGGGTGAGCTTGTCTCATCCTCGGATAACGCTCTTAGCGGCGCCTTGCGTTAA
- a CDS encoding 16S rRNA (uracil(1498)-N(3))-methyltransferase, producing MQRYFIPKDSFGEGTVTIGGEDARHIARVMRGRPGDKLIVSDGASREALAEIAEIGEGVVTAAILEMLPMTHEPKAKITVAQSLPKGDKMEIVIQKCTEIGAAAFVPFLSERTIVQYDERKEGKRLERWRKIAKEAAEQAHRNIVPEISAPLSWKELLKSAEGYDAVFFCYEKEEGLQLRTAVAPWAERLKNGAAENAVLVIVGPEGGFSEDECREAEEAGAVSVGLGRRILRCETAGMVAAACILYETGEMGEA from the coding sequence ATGCAGCGGTATTTCATACCGAAGGACAGTTTCGGTGAGGGTACAGTTACGATCGGCGGCGAGGACGCCCGCCATATCGCCAGAGTCATGCGGGGAAGACCCGGAGACAAGCTGATTGTCAGCGACGGTGCCTCGCGGGAGGCGCTCGCGGAAATCGCCGAAATCGGGGAGGGCGTCGTTACCGCCGCCATCCTCGAAATGCTGCCGATGACGCATGAGCCGAAGGCCAAAATTACGGTGGCGCAAAGTCTCCCGAAGGGCGACAAGATGGAGATCGTAATCCAGAAATGCACCGAGATCGGCGCGGCCGCCTTCGTGCCGTTTCTGTCCGAGCGGACCATCGTGCAGTACGATGAACGCAAGGAAGGCAAGCGCCTGGAGCGGTGGCGCAAGATCGCCAAGGAAGCGGCGGAGCAGGCGCATCGCAATATCGTGCCCGAGATTTCCGCGCCGCTGTCTTGGAAAGAGCTGCTGAAATCGGCCGAAGGCTATGATGCCGTCTTTTTCTGCTACGAGAAGGAAGAAGGGCTGCAGCTGCGCACGGCGGTCGCTCCCTGGGCGGAGCGGCTTAAGAACGGCGCGGCGGAGAACGCTGTACTTGTGATCGTCGGCCCTGAAGGGGGCTTCAGCGAGGACGAATGCCGCGAAGCGGAGGAAGCGGGCGCGGTGTCCGTCGGTCTGGGCAGACGCATCCTGCGCTGCGAGACGGCGGGCATGGTGGCCGCGGCCTGTATTTTATATGAAACCGGAGAAATGGGGGAAGCCTGA
- a CDS encoding site-2 protease family protein, with protein MDFLSQIIRIPLDQLPFVLITILVAFTVHEFSHAYFANKFGDPTARLLGRMTLNPAVHFDFFGIILLLIAGFGWARPVPVNRDNFSRPRLMGIIVSAAGPISNLLLAILGCLVYGLLLGTGVVDSIPSAKGQEAFHLFFSIFTFWNFFLLLFNLIPLPPLDGYRIVEDLAPRSVRGRLQRFEQWAMFLFLLIVFIPALRAYTITPLTMWASYMQFDFLNFFYNLFS; from the coding sequence ATGGATTTCTTAAGCCAGATTATTCGTATTCCGCTGGACCAGCTTCCGTTCGTTCTGATAACGATCCTGGTTGCTTTTACGGTGCATGAGTTCAGCCACGCTTATTTTGCGAACAAGTTCGGCGACCCGACTGCCCGGCTGCTGGGACGGATGACGCTGAATCCAGCGGTGCATTTTGATTTCTTCGGCATTATTCTGCTGCTGATCGCCGGCTTCGGCTGGGCGCGCCCTGTGCCGGTGAACCGGGACAACTTCAGCCGTCCGCGGCTGATGGGAATTATCGTGTCGGCGGCAGGCCCGATCAGCAATCTGCTGCTGGCGATTCTGGGCTGTCTCGTGTACGGTCTGCTGCTGGGAACAGGTGTTGTAGACAGTATTCCTTCAGCCAAAGGACAAGAAGCGTTCCATCTGTTCTTCAGCATTTTCACCTTCTGGAACTTCTTTCTGCTTCTGTTCAACCTCATTCCGCTGCCGCCTCTTGACGGCTACCGGATCGTCGAGGATCTTGCACCGCGCAGCGTAAGGGGCAGACTCCAGCGGTTCGAGCAGTGGGCGATGTTTCTGTTCCTGCTGATCGTCTTCATTCCGGCTCTTCGGGCCTACACGATCACGCCTCTAACTATGTGGGCATCTTACATGCAGTTTGATTTCCTGAATTTTTTCTATAATCTTTTTAGCTGA
- the prmA gene encoding 50S ribosomal protein L11 methyltransferase, with translation MLWHELTIHTTEESQEMISAMLHDAGAGGVSIEESGTLAKQRETRYGELYDEPLNDIPEGEAVIKGYFSEGTPMDDICGELAPKIAELYDFGIDPGRAEISWKTVDEEDWSHAWKQYFKPLRVSDRLTIRPVWEDYTPASPEEQIIHLDPGMAFGTGTHPTTALCLRALEKAIKGGEEVIDVGTGSGILAVGAVLLGAKSVLALDLDPVAVKSAIENVELNDLLDRISVKESDLLSLLGGEGAAEKPEGAMWPTARAPRQQGEGEHGETEEEKPGDDGFDAVSAAADSSGAYGGLNVTLPVRIVVANILAEIIVLFTDDVYRALQPGGLYITSGIYKDKEELVRQALIASGFEIREVTKEEDWVAFTAGKR, from the coding sequence ATGCTGTGGCATGAATTGACGATACATACAACTGAAGAATCCCAGGAGATGATTTCCGCGATGCTCCATGATGCGGGAGCGGGCGGCGTGTCCATCGAGGAATCCGGTACGCTGGCCAAGCAGCGGGAGACGAGATACGGCGAGCTGTATGACGAGCCGCTGAACGATATCCCGGAAGGCGAAGCGGTGATTAAGGGCTATTTCTCCGAGGGCACGCCGATGGACGATATATGCGGGGAGCTGGCGCCCAAGATTGCCGAGCTGTACGATTTCGGCATTGATCCCGGCAGAGCGGAGATCAGCTGGAAGACGGTCGATGAGGAAGACTGGTCCCATGCCTGGAAGCAGTACTTCAAGCCGCTGCGTGTCAGCGACCGGCTCACGATCAGGCCGGTATGGGAAGACTACACGCCGGCAAGCCCTGAGGAACAGATCATTCATCTGGACCCGGGCATGGCGTTCGGCACCGGTACTCATCCGACGACAGCCCTTTGTCTGCGCGCATTGGAGAAGGCGATCAAGGGCGGGGAAGAAGTGATCGACGTCGGCACCGGCTCCGGCATTCTCGCGGTAGGCGCGGTGCTGCTCGGCGCGAAATCGGTGCTGGCGTTGGACCTCGATCCGGTCGCCGTCAAGAGCGCCATAGAGAATGTGGAACTGAACGACCTGCTGGACCGCATCTCGGTCAAAGAGAGCGATCTGCTCTCCCTGCTCGGCGGCGAAGGAGCGGCCGAGAAGCCGGAAGGCGCCATGTGGCCGACCGCCAGAGCACCCCGGCAGCAGGGCGAAGGGGAGCACGGGGAGACGGAAGAAGAGAAGCCGGGCGATGACGGCTTTGACGCTGTGTCCGCGGCAGCGGATTCATCCGGTGCTTACGGTGGTCTGAATGTTACTCTTCCCGTCCGGATCGTTGTGGCCAATATTTTGGCCGAAATCATCGTGCTGTTTACGGACGATGTGTACCGCGCGCTTCAGCCGGGAGGTCTGTATATTACCTCAGGTATTTACAAGGACAAGGAAGAGCTGGTCAGACAGGCGCTTATCGCCTCCGGATTTGAGATCAGGGAAGTGACGAAGGAAGAAGATTGGGTGGCGTTTACAGCCGGAAAGAGGTAG
- a CDS encoding DNA-3-methyladenine glycosylase I codes for MHEITRCGWVNTDPLYIAYHDEEWGKPVYDDLKLFELLMLEGMQAGLSWYTILKKRENYREAFDGFDPEIIAAYDDNKVEELMGNSGIIRNRLKIKAIITNARVYGEIMRDEGSFGGYLWSFVGGSPVINNPASLSEVPATTPQSDAMSKALKKKGMKFIGSTICYAFMQASGMVNDHVTACSFRESGR; via the coding sequence ATGCACGAAATCACACGCTGCGGGTGGGTGAACACCGATCCGCTGTACATCGCCTACCACGACGAGGAATGGGGCAAGCCGGTCTATGATGACCTGAAGCTGTTCGAGCTGCTGATGCTGGAGGGGATGCAGGCGGGCTTGAGCTGGTACACGATTCTTAAAAAAAGAGAAAATTACCGCGAGGCCTTCGACGGGTTCGATCCGGAGATTATTGCGGCTTATGACGATAACAAGGTAGAAGAGCTGATGGGCAATTCCGGCATCATCCGGAATCGCCTCAAGATCAAGGCGATCATTACCAATGCCCGCGTGTACGGCGAAATCATGCGGGATGAAGGCAGCTTCGGCGGTTATTTGTGGAGCTTCGTCGGCGGCTCGCCGGTTATCAACAACCCGGCTTCCCTAAGTGAGGTTCCGGCCACAACGCCCCAGTCAGACGCTATGAGCAAAGCGCTGAAGAAGAAGGGGATGAAATTCATCGGCTCGACAATCTGCTATGCTTTCATGCAGGCATCCGGCATGGTGAACGACCATGTAACGGCCTGCAGCTTCAGAGAGAGCGGGCGGTAG
- a CDS encoding DUF4179 domain-containing protein, which translates to MKDAERLAALKLSEENIRYPDFNRMWESIERDRLLTEQTNSVMSEGPDVKWSWSGPENNETQRKGRSWGKMTIAASVAVLLIAAPVYAAVHGDWGHLLTGKPGIQSALDRNLGQKLGQTMTMNGIKLNLETAFVDENRTVILFTLDVGKRAETDFWKFGDLYIESEQGNKLGEGYNYLQWDEQKGRYNGYFETEWSPDTETAKVRLVAEGLTAYSLGEQDISLNPSSNASQSFKVGKEGIKEIAVQTFRMDSGKTLFASTVLFDRPEAKEWTYPQIALFHGEEAVQQLSGSMFGTPDEHGNYTTQQYYQTSDATAAGASFKLQYWRLEQSVSKPWNFDMTLSKKQMEFGTTITPLNVPLEPGNNALKVEKMVVTPTQIRVGIRSSKLPYNFPYQKYRLEIDGRTLEAAPYYSAVQGDPGYRGYQFEMPSDLIIKKDSHIVLVGVFKVNYVEDQQTAFRFTGIDEEKRHLNAVIGGYPVTWTYYMKGSDLYVESSSDNTLFGGVNQTFIMQDGQRLLGKVQKYGIDGQKDNHAIDVYKGFKGSEAEVHMFFYTTNEPEKETRVTLQ; encoded by the coding sequence GTGAAGGATGCAGAGCGGTTAGCGGCACTCAAATTAAGTGAAGAGAATATCCGTTATCCCGATTTTAACCGAATGTGGGAGTCGATTGAACGAGACCGGCTGCTTACGGAGCAGACGAACAGCGTGATGTCAGAAGGGCCGGACGTGAAGTGGAGCTGGTCTGGACCAGAAAACAATGAAACACAGCGCAAGGGTCGAAGCTGGGGCAAAATGACGATTGCGGCCTCGGTCGCCGTGCTGCTGATCGCCGCTCCTGTCTATGCGGCCGTGCATGGGGACTGGGGACATCTCCTGACAGGCAAGCCCGGCATCCAGTCCGCGCTAGACCGGAATCTCGGGCAGAAGCTGGGCCAGACCATGACCATGAACGGCATTAAACTGAATCTTGAAACGGCATTTGTGGACGAGAACCGGACGGTTATCCTGTTCACGCTGGATGTAGGCAAACGGGCGGAGACGGATTTTTGGAAGTTCGGGGATCTCTACATTGAGAGTGAGCAGGGGAATAAACTCGGTGAAGGATATAATTATCTGCAGTGGGATGAGCAGAAAGGCCGTTATAACGGATATTTCGAAACCGAGTGGTCGCCGGATACCGAAACCGCCAAGGTAAGGCTGGTCGCAGAGGGGCTTACGGCATACAGCTTGGGAGAACAGGACATTTCCTTGAATCCATCGTCGAACGCGTCACAGAGCTTTAAAGTAGGCAAGGAAGGGATTAAGGAGATTGCCGTACAGACATTCCGGATGGATAGCGGGAAGACCCTCTTCGCGTCCACCGTTTTATTCGATCGTCCTGAGGCCAAGGAATGGACGTATCCGCAGATTGCGCTGTTTCATGGAGAAGAAGCGGTTCAGCAGCTGTCTGGATCGATGTTCGGGACGCCGGATGAACATGGGAATTACACAACCCAGCAGTATTATCAAACATCAGACGCCACGGCTGCGGGAGCCTCCTTCAAATTGCAGTATTGGCGGCTTGAGCAGTCAGTATCCAAGCCCTGGAATTTTGATATGACGCTAAGCAAAAAACAGATGGAGTTCGGAACTACAATTACGCCGCTGAATGTTCCGCTGGAGCCGGGGAACAACGCGCTCAAAGTCGAGAAAATGGTCGTTACCCCGACCCAAATCCGGGTAGGCATTCGAAGCAGCAAGCTTCCTTATAATTTCCCCTATCAGAAATACAGACTGGAAATCGATGGACGGACGCTGGAGGCTGCTCCGTATTACTCTGCCGTGCAGGGTGATCCGGGTTATAGAGGCTACCAGTTCGAAATGCCGTCAGATCTGATTATCAAGAAAGACAGCCATATCGTGTTGGTGGGAGTCTTTAAGGTTAATTATGTCGAGGATCAGCAGACTGCGTTCCGGTTTACGGGAATTGATGAAGAGAAGCGGCATCTGAATGCCGTAATCGGCGGTTACCCGGTAACCTGGACTTATTACATGAAGGGCTCCGATCTGTATGTGGAGAGCAGCAGTGACAATACCCTGTTCGGAGGGGTCAATCAAACCTTCATTATGCAAGACGGCCAGCGGCTGCTGGGGAAAGTGCAGAAATACGGCATCGACGGGCAAAAAGACAATCATGCGATTGATGTGTACAAAGGCTTCAAAGGAAGTGAAGCGGAGGTTCATATGTTCTTCTATACGACGAACGAACCGGAGAAAGAGACGAGAGTGACGCTGCAATAA